A segment of the Populus nigra chromosome 12, ddPopNigr1.1, whole genome shotgun sequence genome:
TGGAAAGTACAGAAatggaaaataacataaaataagagCAAAAATTGCCAAAGTTAACTAATAACCATGACACTTTCATTCAAGCTATAAAATGGGTTAAACGAACCTCTTTAGCACGAATAAGAACATCACTAGCAGGCATCAATCCTGATGATGGAACACGAGGCTGTTGGATCATTGCTGAAACACTTGATGTTAGATAAGAGATGGAATGATAGCATAAGCACTCTACAATTGCAAATTTTGCAAGCCCACTGCATCATACCTTTTGCATGTGGCATCATGTACCGGTGACCCTTTGTTCCTGCAGCTAGTAGAAGACAAGCCTGGCCAATAGCAGCTCCTACAGCAACTGTATGTATCTGCAATAGAAATATCGTAAAGGTCTAGATGCATCCTGCAGAATAGCATACATGTCTTCATAAAATCAAATCCCTATTAGTGGCCATCTATCCATTCAATGCTCTTGAAGAAAGAGAGGCCAAAACAATTTTTGAAGAGAAACCCACCTCATTCTTTAACTGCATCATTGAATCATAGATAGCAAAACCTTCTGTCTCCATTCCAACCTGAATATCCAGCATGCAGAaactacattaaaaattaatatccgATGAAAGGATTGGGAGATAAATTTTTATGAGTACTACACAAAGGGTTAATTACCGAAAGGAGTGAGAGGACTCGAAAGAGAACATATATATCACCACAGCTGTGCCATCTATGTCATCTACACTGGTCCTAATTTGTTCAtgataaactaaaatattttgtaatgcaGGAAATACCCAACTAGTCCTAAGTCTAACAACTCAATCtccaaaatgatatatataactTTCTAGGTTGATGAAAGATTTTCACTATCCAAACAAAGCTAGGAAGTGGGATGCTTAAGTTCCCCTCAGGTTTGTTGTATAGACCAATCAGCCAGAATGGTTCAAGGTTCTTGGTTTCCGCCTTCTTGCACCACATTTCATGACCAAGGGCCGTCACAACCATTTGCCACGAGGCCTAAATGAGGGAACGCATAGTTGCATGACCCCGCAGGTGCCAATTGCCCTTTCAGTAGAGGAACTAACCATAACAACTTTGCTCACCAACACGGATGAGCACCTAACTAACTGAGGCATTGGGGCTATCCCATCGGACAGAAGAGTCAACTCAGTTAAGCAACCCATCCAAGACTCCTCTCAGCTAATCTGATGGTAGGATTCACGACCCCATTGACCCACTCTTGCTTTCAGTTTTACTTGCCCACTTCCCACTGGTGCTGTACTGAAATACTTAACAAAATCGGAATTTGTAACTCAGAAAAATGGATTGTGCTTTGAGACTAGACTCAAACCTATTACAACAATATACTGATTTGCAAAAGCAAAGCATCCATATCCCTTAACTTTATAAACTTCCACGCATTCAACATGTTCTACATATAACAGAACACTTATCCTTCAAAACTCTAAATTGAGGATAACCTAGCACTGAAACAGATAGGTACCTCACAGCAGGAAAAATCACCTATTGTATCTCATTTCCAACATGTATCATATCACAAGAAGAAATGATCTTACCGATTCACCATCATCACGGGTTGTTCCTGTAGaattaatatagatataaatTGGTGCTTTTGGATCCATCCATTGCAAATACATCAATTCTGCAACAACCAGCTCCGTGACAGCAGCCACTAACTGAGACAAACAAATGTCTAACATATCAAACACATCGCACAAACAAACTCAGCTTGCAAAGTACAAACCACGTTATTACTTGGTACCAATCCATGTCAAAATGCTTCAAATTCAAACTCTCTTTTGCATGATTGAAGTTTTCCCTTGATAGCAAATGAAATTATCTTCACATAATGATACATGCTAGCAGCTAGAAATTAAGTAAAAAGGGTACTTAATTAGATATGTAAAAATTAAGACACTTACAGGCATGCCAATGTAAACAATTCTTCCATGTAGAAGCAAAGAGGGCAAATCAGGCGGAGGCGTTCTTGGCCTATGCTCGTTATAGGACACCGATCTTTCCACCTAAGATTTTCAATCAATAAagattccaattaaaaaagaaaactactaaACGCGCACAAAGTTGAGTTTCTAAAACACTAAAGCCATGTTTGGTTTACTtgcaaatcaaaaccaaaataaaactttGCTCCACCAGTAACAAAAGTTTCAaccgataaaaaaaaccattacagaatgaaatcaaagaactcataaacacacacaaaaatgaATTCTAAAACACTAAGGCCATGTTTGGTTCGCTTGGAAATAACAAGCAGAATAAACTCTTCCCTTCACCAATAACAACCAAGAACTTCTTACAGCCCACTCACAGACAGTTACTTCCAATTTCAATTTAGGCTCAATTCATTACAAGCATAtttaacatcaaaacaaaatagaaattgGTTCTCTTTTTAAGACCATGTTTGGGTCACTTAGAAATAACGAACAGAATAAACTCTTCCCTTCACCAGCAACAACCAAGAACTTCTTACAGCCACTCACAGACAGTTATTTCCAATTTCTGTTTAGGCTCGATTAATTAAAAGCATAGTTAACATCAAAACAAAGATAGAAACCGGTTCTCTTTTCGAGAAACCAAACGCGGTCTTATGAACTCACCTGAGCAGGAGTGGCCATGAGCTTGGGAGAATCAAAGATGTCAAGATACGGCGGCGTATCAGAACCGCTGACGGGGCTGTCTTGAA
Coding sequences within it:
- the LOC133670190 gene encoding ATP-dependent Clp protease proteolytic subunit-related protein 3, chloroplastic, with the translated sequence MATTSCFQVVLPLTTCSLPSSTSYSKSIKLKPNTIDNLRIKCFASINARNSPSSSNIPMPPINPKDPFLSKLASIAATSPDSLLQDSPVSGSDTPPYLDIFDSPKLMATPAQVERSVSYNEHRPRTPPPDLPSLLLHGRIVYIGMPLVAAVTELVVAELMYLQWMDPKAPIYIYINSTGTTRDDGESVGMETEGFAIYDSMMQLKNEIHTVAVGAAIGQACLLLAAGTKGHRYMMPHAKAMIQQPRVPSSGLMPASDVLIRAKEAVINRDVLTELLAKHTGNSLETVANVMKRPFYMDSRRAKEFGVIDKILWQGQEKIMADVLPPEDWDKSAGIKVADPF